The genome window TGATAATGAGGAGGCTTGTAGTCTAACAAAGCGATTTCTTGTGTTAACATAACGTAGGACGACATGCATGATCTCGTGGTGTTAACATAACGCAGGACGACATGCGACAACAGCAAAAGTCCAAacatatgataattgattgccaacaatattcatatattaattctcaatacaaatcatttttacaaagAAATTCTATCACTAGTTTCATAATTGAAAAAAGATGAACTCACCGTCGTCATCACATAAATGTAATGAACGAGGAAGATGAAGACGCAGAGATCGAGAGAGGGgaagaaaacaaacaaaaattgaaaatgtgGAGCGCAGAAATAATGATGGTCAGAGAGACTAATAAAGGGCCGTAGGCGAATTAAGACCCTATATTACTGTTCCAATTAAATGTTTTTTAGTAAGTAGTTTTTCTTAATCAATtgtctaaaatatttattccgCTAAATTTTCATGTCGTCTACGTGTCGTTCTGTGAGGTAACCCTGAGCATCAGCCTGTTCAATTGGACTCTGTTTTTACATTTACCCTCAATGTCCTAGTAACCATTTTTACCTCTCTATGGCAGCAGCTTTGCTCAGGCGGGTGGCAGCTACATTTCGGCCACCACTGCCCGGATTCCGGGCCCACGCATCGCAATCCAGCAATGCCAATCTAAAAACATTCCAAATTTACAGATGGAACCCCGAAAATTTAAAGAAACCCGAAATGAAAAGCTACACTGTTGATCTCAAGGAATGCGGACCAATGGTCTTGGATGCACTCTTCCTGATCAAGAGCCAGCTCGATGCCACGCTGACTTTTCGACGATCATGTCGTGAAGGCATCTGTGGATCATGTGCAATGAACATTGATGGTTGTAATGGTTTGGCTTGTTTGACAAAGATTGAATCAGGATCGTCTGTGACCATGATAACACCGTTGCCCCATATGTTTGTTATTAAGGATCTGGTTGTGGACATGACTAATTTTTATAATCAGTATAAGAGTATTGAGCCGTGGTTGAAGAGGAAGACTGCGACGAAAGATGGAAAAGAAGTGTTGCAGAGTAAGAAAGACAGGGAGAAACTTGAAGGAATGTATGAGTGTATATTGTGTGCTTGTTGTAGTACTTCTTGTCCTAGTTATTGGTGGAACCCTGAGTCGTATCTCGGCCCTGCTGCTCTTCTTCATGCTAATCGGTATGACAAGATTTTAAATTTGGGAAATATGTATTTCAGTTGTCtggtaattatttttatctgcATGCATAGTTTCCACAGTTGCTTCTGTCATCCCTTGCATGCTTGTTTTAATTAAAGCATAGATTAATTAAGCATTAGGTCTCCAGCCTTTGCAAGAAATGGATGATTAGAACCCCAATTCTCCGCGATCAAACATAAAAGCAACAATTGTAGCTAACACAAGACTAACTTGATGCACAGACTGCATATTAGCAGAAGAGTCGCCTAATTTTTACAATTACACCAAACATAAAGTCTAGCTATACATAAACTCTTAACTGTCGGTAGCTTGATTAACTACAGTTGGCACATCTAGTATTAGTACTGCAAATCTAGTTATTTCAGTTGCAGAACCTTTAAATGTGCAtgatcttaaaataattttcaatttgaTTCAATGCAGATGGATTATGGATAGTCGGGACGAATACACGAAGGAGCGTTTAGATGCAATATGTGACGAATTCAAATTATACAGGTGCCACACAATCTTAAACTGTGCACGTGCCTGCCCCAAGGGACTAAATCCTGGAAAGCAAATTAACAACATCAAGAAGCTCGAGGCTAAATCTGTGTAAAGTAATTATGtgtaagaatatatataataatatcaattctCATTATGAAAACTGAGAGTATTGTAAGCAGttagtttttaataatttgtcatCCTATCGTCCGAATCATCAATTTCATTTGgaaatcaattttaaaattttaagtgtCTATACTCTATATTAACTACAAAATTGcctccttacaaaaaaaaaactacaaaataGCCTAGGACTATAGGACATCATAGCTACATTATATTCATCAATGGCGATGGTGATTGGATCTAGAATGATGCTCAGGTGGAGTTTCATAGTGATTTTGGTGTTCAATAGTgtaaagtgatgatgagatgaacATTTGTGAATCGGGGATTGTATTGGAAATGACAGTGATGTTGAAGATTGGGTAAAGACAATAATGTGGCAGCTTAGATACTCTAATATTTGGGACTGTAAATTGCTTACTGTTATTTAGTGCAATGTGTATAAATTACGTGCATTATAAGTATGAATGAAATAGTTTACGCAAGTTATCAATGATTCATCAAGTGCaatcaggggcggatctaggaagaggcacggggggacacgtgccccccctaaatttttttttttttacaccttttcaccattctaaattttacaaaattatagaagtgcccccccaaaatttgaaaatatataggttttttctgaaaatttgcttggtgcccccCTAAGATTTTGggtctagatccgcccctgagtGCAATACAAGAAAACCAAAAAGAGATGAATAAAAGTGGTAATTATGTTGCATTGACGAATTCTCTTCAATCTTTACAATGTGCTATAGTTCCGAATTTAAAATAGATCATatattgggggggggggggatcaagtttgaaacaactgaaGATCAGTAAATCACTGATCATGGCAAAGTACATTGAACGGTATAAACAGCTCACCAGAAGCCCGACTTCCACGACTCAAAGTATTTCTTTGCTTTTGAATTCTTCTTTCCTTGTTTGATGCTGATTTTTTGGGAAGTCATTCTTGAGTATTTTTCTTCAAGAAATTCCTCAAAGAGTTGTTTGAGGACTTTGCAAATGGATTTGTgccttgaattgaattagaacTAGCCTTCTTTCCTGCTTGTTTGGAAGTCTGAGGGTGCATCTCTGGAGCCTGCAGTAATGCAAAGAAAAATTTATCTGAAATTGATTGCTTGtcttgaatttattttatttttttgtcaaatacaTGATGATGCAATCACGAAGATACCTTCTTTGTTTGTTTCTTTGATGTTTCTCTTTCCTTATAAAACTCAGGCAGAGGTCTGGCTCTGAAACAGAGGCTTGGACCAAACTTCCCAACTTCTGTTTCTGCTTTCTCCTGCGAAAGCATAAGATAAACATCTAGGTCAACCCATAAATTACGTAGCATGCTATCTAACATTTCATCAGGTAAGATCTCTGTTATCAGTTATCACCTTCAGTTTTGCTTGCCTCTGAACATTTTGCGCCTCTTTCTCGTTGAATCTGTCCTCAAGCTTCtgaaagattaaaaaataacGGTTGCAGACAATAAGTTATGTGCTCGGGGAGGAAGCAAAGCAAgcaaacaaaattattcaaGTAAAATCAACCTTTGTACCTGTTTCCTTCTTGCAGCTCTTTCCTCAGTTCTCAAGGTAAAAGGAGTAGATAATGTCGAAGATTGCAATTTTTTCCGACAGGCACTCAAAGATTTGGAACAGCTGTCATTATACtcaaaatcatcaaattttgtttgaaataatAGATACAGGCAttcttataaaaatattcaaaccTATAAGATTAAGTACTATGTTATTCTGACTCTTCAGTTCAGGCGACCATAAACACATGGAAACTCATACACGACACTAATTACGTGTCAGCTTGTTTGACACAACTTATGATACTCATACCCGACACTAATTCTGTGTCAGATTGTTTGACACAACTGTGCAGACTGTGGCCAGTTTAAAGACCAATATCAGAAGAAATCATGACGCAAAAAGAGAAATATGAGATGACAAATAGATAGAACAaactaaataaaagaaaaaagaagaataagccTAATTTAAGAAGTCCTTTTAAAACTATGTTTAGTTTGTGTATCATCTTTAGTTGCccaaacaaaatttaaactGTTTTATATAAATTCTGACTGTGTCCAAAAATAAGACAGTGTCCTCATGTTTCCAATTTTAGGATCCAACACTCCATACCCAGGTCCTAGTATCATAGATTAACTATAGCCCGGCAGATAAAAAATTTGCTATAGTGTTTGTTTGCGAGCAGCAAATGGCACCTTGTGTTTTTCTTCATATTCATAAATAAGTGTTTATAAGCATTCAATGACAGTTTCATGCATATTTTATGGAGGGAGGGGGGAGTCTACTTAAATTTATTTCTGGAAATTATGGAGCCCAAATACTGTTAAGGAAAGTGATATAGAACTAACACTGAAGATAAAAGGTGCCATTTTGGGCCACTTGTTTTGCTTCCAGGGGCTAGAGGATCAAGCAATTCCTTGTCCCTAACAATTAGTTATAAAGAGAAACTGTTAATATCTAGTCATGTCCACTTTTATATATCAAGCTTAATTGCATTAACATGTTCTGGTATAGTGATGTACCTTTTACTTTCTGTGTAGGGAGTTACTAAAGGATGTTTCAGCATTCCACTCACTGATGCCTGCAGATGTTTACATACAAATATGAATATCGATTTAATAATTTGCAAACATCAATCCAATACCTAAATGACTTAATAAGATCAAATGAAGACTGACCGGAGTTTTTGAAGGAGTGGCACAATCTTTATTGGCCTTGTAGAAATTAGTATCAGGTGCTGAACTTTCAGTCTTTCTGGCAGCTGGAGTTGGTAATTTTTCAGGTCTCCTTGTTGGAGTAAAATTAATGAACCTCCGTAAGGATTTTGGTGTTGTCCTCTTTTTATCTGTAGACTCCATTGTAGACCTGATGGTGGCTGGAGTATAAGAGTTCTCTTTTCTGGGGGCCAATGGTGGCATAGATTTAGCAGGGGTGGATGTCACTTTACGGAACACTGATGATTTCAAGGTAGaaagaactggtctcttctttCTGTCCATTTGTACAGCATCCTGATTTAACACTGAAATTATTAGCATACACATCTACACAATCTGCAATACCACCGCAATTCTCTCTATATTGGCATATGAATTTATATACTATTCCTAGCATCGTAGCCTACCGGATATCCCTCTTCTCTTCTTAACAAGGGGCTGAGGGTTCAAGCATTGTGTTTAAGTATTGTTTTGCCTTATAGTAAATACAAGATAAATGCAAATACAACAGAAAATTCACCTTCAGCAAATTGCTTTCCAGCCTAGAAACCTTGTTTTTGTCCTCAAAATTCTCCGGTGGGTCTTCTGATCCGATGTTCATTGCAATTTCCCCTAAAACCTTTGCCTCAGTATCCATTTCCATTCCAAGTCCCAATTCATCAGGAATTGCATAGTTTGCATTCGAATTCGATTCATCTTCTTCAGCACTGACCATCAAATTCTCCTTACCACTCTTGATCTTGATCAAGATTTGTTCTTGTAATTCAAGTCCACTTTTTTCTGCATCAGAAGGTGCATCAATGCAGCCACCGGATCCCAATTCCGTCTCATCAGCATTCTTGGCAGCATTTTCTTGCTCAAGTAAAGCTGCAGCTTTCTTAGCAGCAGCAATTCTCTTGTAATGAGCTTCAAAGAAGGCCTTCTTCTCCGCCACTGACCCCGGTTGAGCATACCTCTCCGCCTCCTCAACATGCC of Daucus carota subsp. sativus chromosome 3, DH1 v3.0, whole genome shotgun sequence contains these proteins:
- the LOC108212602 gene encoding succinate dehydrogenase [ubiquinone] iron-sulfur subunit 2, mitochondrial gives rise to the protein MAAALLRRVAATFRPPLPGFRAHASQSSNANLKTFQIYRWNPENLKKPEMKSYTVDLKECGPMVLDALFLIKSQLDATLTFRRSCREGICGSCAMNIDGCNGLACLTKIESGSSVTMITPLPHMFVIKDLVVDMTNFYNQYKSIEPWLKRKTATKDGKEVLQSKKDREKLEGMYECILCACCSTSCPSYWWNPESYLGPAALLHANRWIMDSRDEYTKERLDAICDEFKLYRCHTILNCARACPKGLNPGKQINNIKKLEAKSV
- the LOC108211576 gene encoding protein WVD2-like 7, which produces MGDVACVMHPFSYTSGTSDEPHQMNPLHALGESVSFGRFMTDSSLSWEKWSAFTQNRHVEEAERYAQPGSVAEKKAFFEAHYKRIAAAKKAAALLEQENAAKNADETELGSGGCIDAPSDAEKSGLELQEQILIKIKSGKENLMVSAEEDESNSNANYAIPDELGLGMEMDTEAKVLGEIAMNIGSEDPPENFEDKNKVSRLESNLLKDAVQMDRKKRPVLSTLKSSVFRKVTSTPAKSMPPLAPRKENSYTPATIRSTMESTDKKRTTPKSLRRFINFTPTRRPEKLPTPAARKTESSAPDTNFYKANKDCATPSKTPASVSGMLKHPLVTPYTESKRDKELLDPLAPGSKTSGPKWHLLSSVCSKSLSACRKKLQSSTLSTPFTLRTEERAARRKQKLEDRFNEKEAQNVQRQAKLKEKAETEVGKFGPSLCFRARPLPEFYKERETSKKQTKKAPEMHPQTSKQAGKKASSNSIQGTNPFAKSSNNSLRNFLKKNTQE